In Deltaproteobacteria bacterium, the sequence TACCGTTCTCCTTTCGCACCGCCGGCACCCGCGCCACCGTCGCCAGCGCGGCCATCATCGCAGCCGGCGCATCCGGGTGCGCATAATAGCGGGCGAGCAACCCAACGGGAACCCACGCTGACTTCACCGTGCCTCGCCCTGACAGTGCCGCGGGCTCTGTCAGCGCGGCGCCTCGCCCCCGGCGCGTCGCGCTATCCACGCTGTGCCGCGCCGGAGTATGCGCTGCCCGAAATCGACTGCCGCCTCGAAGGGCATGGGTGAGGCTAGGATATGCTCGTCGCCGAGGTTCAGCAACTGCGGTGCGACCTGGCGTTTTAGCTTAGCAACCGCGCGGGCGTCGTAACCAGCAGCGACCCGCAGCAACCCACGGCGCAGGGGCCAGAGCCACCAGCGGATCACGAACGAGGCCCCGAAGTCGAGGAGCACGGGCCTCCCCTCGGCGGTGCGCAGCACGTTGCGCTTGACGTCGCCGTGCAGCACGCCGCGCGCACGGAGGTTGGCCAGAATGACGGCCAACTCGTCGAAGAACGCGGCGGTAAAGGCTGTGGGTGCGCAGGCGCCGGTGTGGCGCCCAGCGATGTACTCCAGGAGCAAGCCGTCGCGGCCGGCGGACCCGAGTAGTCTGGGAACGCCCTCGACGCCTTGTAGCCGTCGATAAGCCGCCAACTCGCGCCGCGCCATCAGTGCTCCGACCGTGCGACGCAGCCACGCGGGCGCAGGCGAGAAATCCTTGCGCAGCGCCGGCTGGCCGTACCGCTGCACCACCTGCACCGCCGCGCGCGCCCCGCCACCTTCGCGCAACACCGCCACCAGTTGCCAGTCCTGGCTGTCTCGATCTAGCCGGCTCGTGCCGACTTCGTGCTGGGCCATCGTACGGTCCCGTAAGAGTTCAGCCGCGGGGAGAACCAATCATGGAAGCGAGAGCAGCTGCGGCCACCACGGCTGATTGCGTAAATGGGCGATGATTGCGCCGATGACCGGCAGCCACATCCACCTCGCCGCCCGGCCGCACTCAATCCGCAGGCCTTTGATCCGCACCTCGATCGTTTCGCCAGCATGGAAGTTCGCTAGCCGCGGCCGGTAGCGAGCGACCCGCTGCGCGTACTCACTGTACTGAGCGCCAAAGCGCGCGCGGAGATAGCGCTCCTCGCCCGGTACCGTCGCAGCGGTGTACGCAAACACCATCAACCCGATGGCGCTCATCATCGTAAGACTATGAAGGAAGAGGCCGACCGAGAGTGCCATGAGGCACGAGCCCCAATACAACGGGTGGCGGCACAACGAGTAGGGGCCTTCAGTCACCAGAGCTTCAGCCTTGCGCCCGCCGATGTAGAGGGTCGCCCAGAAGCGCAGGGTTGCCCCGGCCAAGAAGCTGATCCAGGCGAGCGCGTCGGCGGCGATGTCGAACCAGACTCCCCCGGCGATCATAGGCCGAGAAAACAGCGCCAGGCCCCCGGCGGGAATCAGCACCGCCGCAGCGATGCGCCCGCGCCAACTGAACCACCACCCCTCCGGCCGATTGGGTAGCGCAACAGTCTTGCCCACCTTGTTGCTCATGCCCCGCCCAGCCCACCATCGGGTT encodes:
- a CDS encoding isoprenylcysteine carboxylmethyltransferase family protein, translated to MSNKVGKTVALPNRPEGWWFSWRGRIAAAVLIPAGGLALFSRPMIAGGVWFDIAADALAWISFLAGATLRFWATLYIGGRKAEALVTEGPYSLCRHPLYWGSCLMALSVGLFLHSLTMMSAIGLMVFAYTAATVPGEERYLRARFGAQYSEYAQRVARYRPRLANFHAGETIEVRIKGLRIECGRAARWMWLPVIGAIIAHLRNQPWWPQLLSLP